One genomic region from Cryptococcus gattii WM276 chromosome C, complete sequence encodes:
- a CDS encoding uncharacterized protein (Similar to TIGR gene model, INSD accession AAW42351.1), whose translation MLLPRLAARQARVQSHLPRHIVYRSFRSTITIGMSMNDDILTKAVLPDNELKDGEKKAVDFGEGKVLLSKINGRVYATSAFCTHYGAPLEKGVLSHDGRLVCPWHGACFNVCSGDVEDAPGLDSLWSFSTIVQNGQIVVSASKKEVTSKVGRIVARKRTKDQVQKQGQVPEETVVIVGGGSGGIHTIESLRMNGYEGKIVMISAENYAPIDRTKMSKTLLDDVQKLQWRTPDELRDSFGVDFHPGTSVTKVDFEAQTVTDSSGSVYKYNHLVLSPGARPKKIPIPGADLKGVVTLRHVEDTKTITSSITKDSEVVLIGTSFISMEAASAVLKKGPKSVTLVGMDEVPFQGLLGKDFGLALMEHMKGQGIKFHMSAQIEKITASETDPNHVGLLHVKGSDPIPANLIIMGTGVSPATSFLEGSVKLEDDGGVLVDEYLRLKGFKNVYAIGDIAHYIQYPDKFPRRVEHWNVASNHGREVGHNITHPDNLVAYTKVPIFWSSIGKGLRYLGTGAGYDDMYVDGNFKELKFAAYQAKEGKVTAVAAMQRDPIVSKASELMRLDLMPPLEEIKNGKDILQIELINKGKK comes from the exons ATGCTCCTTCCAAGATTAGCAGCTAGACAGGCTCGAGTGCAATCCCACCTACCAAGACACATCGTTTACAGAAGTTTCAGATCAACGATTACTATCGGGATGTCAATGAACGACGACATTCTAACCAAGGCTGTTTTGCCCGATAATGAATTGAAAGATGGGGAGAA GAAAGCCGTAGACTTTGGAGAAGGGAAAGTCCTCCTTTCCAAGATTAATGGCCGAGTC TATGCGACCTCCGCTTTCTGTACACAT TATGGGGCGCCTTTGGAAA AGGGTGTACTCTCTCATGATGGGAGATTGGTATGCCCCTGGCATGGCG CTTGCTTCAACGTTTGTTCCGGAGATGTAGAAGATGCTCCTGGTCTTGACTCTCTATGGTCATTTTCGACCATTGTGCAAAATGGCCAGATCGTGGTCAGTGCGTCGAAAAAGGAAGTCACATCCAAAGTCGGACGAATTGTTGCCAGAAAGAGAACCAAAGATCAAGTGCAAAAGCAAGGGCAAGTACCTGAGGAGACGGTGGTAATCGTTGGTGGTGGATCTGGCGGTATCCACACAATTGAGAGTTTGAGGATG AATGGTTACGAAGGAAAGATTGTTATGATTTCTGCCGAAAACTATGCTCCCATTGATCG GACCAAAATGTCGAAGACATTGCTAGACGACGTTCAGAAACTTCAATGGCGTACGCCTGATGAACTTCGGGACAGTTTTGGTGTCGATTTTCACCCTGGTACT AGCGTTACCAAAGTCGACTTTGAGGCTCAAACTGTCACAGATTCTTCTGGCTCAGTATACAAATACAATCATCTCGTTCTTTCTCCCGGTGCCCGTCCCAAGAAGATTCCCATCCCCGGTGCTGACCTTAAAGGTGTTGTGACACTCCGCCACGTTGAGGATACCAAGACCATCACTTCGTCTATCACCAAGGACTCTGAGGTAGTACTCATCGGGACTAGCTTCATCTCAATGGAAGCTGCATCAGCGGTGCTAAAGAAGGGGCCTAAAAGCGTTACACTGGTGGGAATGGATGAGGTTCCATTCCAAGGTCTGCTAGGGAAAGACTTTGGCTTAGCTCTTATGGAG CATATGAAGGGGCAAGGAATCAAGTTTCACATGAGCGCCCAGATTGAAAAGATAACTGCCTCCG AAACCGATCCTAACCATGTGGGGTTGCTTCATGTCAAAGGATCTGACCCCATCCCGGCTAATCTAATCATCATGGGTACCGGTGTCTCCCCCGCCACTTCTTTCCTCGAGGGTAGCGTCAAacttgaagatgatggtggTGTTCTAGTTGATGAGTACCTTCGCCTCAAAGGGTTCAAAAATGTGTATGCTATCGGTGATATCGCACACTATATTCAGTATCCCGACAAGTTCCCCAGAAGGGTGGAGCATTGGAACGTTGCCAGTAACCAC GGACGAGAGGTTGGCCACAATATTACCCACCCAGATAATCTAGTGGCCTACACCAAGGTTCCAATTTTTTGGTCTTCAATTGGCAAGGGTCTACGATACCTTGGAACGGGGGCAGGCTACGATGACATGTATGTCGACGGGAATTTTAAAGAGCTCAAG TTCGCCGCCTACCAGGCCAAAGAGGGTAAAGTAACCGCTGTTGCAGCCATGCAACGAGACCCCATCGTCTCTAAAGCTTCAGAGCTGATGAGGCTTGACTTGATGCCGCCTCTGGAAGAGATCAAGAATGGCAAAGATATCTTGCAAATTGAGCTGATTAATAAGGGCAAAAAATGA
- a CDS encoding uncharacterized protein (Similar to SGTC gene model, INSD accession EAL22251.1) has translation MTDTSLLGAYTKAMLDPADEMDGDYRESPRKKPRITLPRGHACVACRQRKLKCQEGIRPCITCVKADIDCRDEEIPRKKPRHVILEERVAELEGLLGLQKGQPVPRNSNSSSTAFSGHSASPTSSEHFVPEYPQVGSSYTVNPYPDYPPLWSVTRMPTPPSQIEIPPGSAIELSLIQFILPYTPHLLLPLHPQRFLASLSLPPEDNSRPHPALLYTLFSQAVSHLERGIPPPYPPDRPLDLFPSLSPPFPISALNTGFILSQLRGASGPLLARARLELDQGIREVDRPFDLTRAAIGIAHALYRRGNFVEGWTMPVASLVVACGLHRISGNCVPSPTSSKGIPGLPQPYAHPDYYWNAHTPSQVIPDRQELRMRPVLIPPARDEIEIAERVMTFWAGKQQMWISSGGWGWSDPLPDAECTTEWPWGWGHVESSSQVRAVSPLERYTLNDIHDPDSNIHTGAYADTTYTLAMKSMALLCRAGRLFDLPKIPQPTSLSNEGSFPLLPHIPSIEDVESVEICLALFRQHIPFPFTFPSPLSAANGPTMASASLDTEVYDGPSDPWWILFHFNLYAAEMLMWREMAFHRPESSGAALQCARAIVNLTRSIPDEKWANVDMMVALSISLAARLLVKEAARFQATGALTAASHALADADVLQNCLDGPFNKYMEVAGGMFSRIVDNVREGRTEKNGEYERV, from the exons ATGACAGATACCAGCCTATTAGGGGCATATACCAAGGCCATGTTGGACCCGGCGGACGAGATGGACGGAGATTACAGAGAGAGCCCCAGGAAGAAGCCAAGAATCACCCTGCCGAGGGGACATGCTTGTGTAGCGTGCAG GCAGCGGAAGCT TAAATGCCAAGAAGGTATTCGTCCCTGTATCACCTGCGTCAAAGCCGATATCGATTGCCGAGACGAGGAAATACCCCGCAAAAAGCCGAGGCATGTTATTCTAGAAGAGAGAGTAG CCGAGCTGGAAGGTCTGCTCGGCCTGCAAAAGGGCCAACCGGTCCCTCGGAATAGTAACTCATCTTCTACTGCGTTTAGTGGACACTCAGCTAGTCCCACCTCTTCTGAGCACTTCGTCCCTGAGTATCCCCAGGTCGGTTCAAGTTATACCGTCAACCCCTATCCGGATTACCCTCCTCTGTGGTCAGTAACCCGCATGCCTACACCTCCTTCGCAGATTGAAATTCCTCCAGGTTCTGCCATAGAGTTATCACTGATACAGTTTATCCTGCCCTATACACCTCACTTGCTACTCCCTCTGCATCCGCAACGTTTTCTGGCCTCGTTATCGTTGCCTCCGGAAGACAACTCCCGACCCCACCCAGCTCTGTTGTATACCCTTTTTTCTCAGGCTGTCTCCCATCTCGAAAGAGGTATTCCTCCTCCTTATCCTCCAGATAGACCTCTTGAcctctttccatccttgTCACCTCCTTTTCCAATATCCGCCCTCAACACCGGCTTTATTCTATCGCAACTAAGGGGCGCATCAGGGCCCCTCCTGGCAAGAGCACGACTTGAGCTGGATCAAGGTATCCGCGAAGTCGATCGCCCTTTTGATCTTACCAGAGCAGCTATAGGCATAGCTCATGCATTATACAGAAGAGGAAATTTTGTTGAAGGCTGGACAATGCCTGTTGCAAGTCTTGTGGTCGCTTGCGGGCTGCATAGGATTTCTGGGAACTGCGTCCCCTCACCTACAAGTTCGAAAGGGATACCGGGATTGCCACAACCCTATGCACACCCCGACTATTACTGGAATGCTCATACACCGAGCCAAGTTATCCCAGACCGGCAAGAGCTACGGATGAGACCAGTGCTCATACCACCTGCCAGGGATGAAATTGAGATTGCTGAACGAGTGATGACATTTTGGGCAGGTAAACAGCAGATGTGGATATCCTCGGGAGGATGGGGTTGGTCAGATCCTCTGCCTGACGCTGAGTGCACAACAGAATGGCCTTGGGGCTGGGGACACGTTGAA TCCTCCTCCCAGGTCCGAGCTGTTTCGCCTTTAGAAAGGTACACATTAAACGATATTCATGACCCCGACTCCAATATCCATACCGGAGCTTATGCGGATACGACGTACACCTTGGCGATGAAGAGCATGGCATTGCTCTGCCGAGCAGGACG CCTGTTCGATCTTCCAAAAATTCCGCAACCCACTTCCCTCAGCAACGAAGGAAGTTTTCCGCTTCTCCCTCATATCCCATCCATAGAAGACGTTGAATCGGTGGAAATATGTTTGGCTCTTTTCCGCCAACACATACCCTTTCCCTTCACTTTTCCATCCCCCCTCTCAGCAGCCAATGGACCAACGATGGCTTCGGCATCTCTTGATACTGAGGTCTACGATGGGCCCTCGGACCCATGGTGGattctcttccatttcAATCTCTATGCAGCAGAGATGCTTATGTGGAGGGAAATGGCCTTTCATCGCCCAGAATCAAGTGGTGCGGCCTTGCAGTGTGCCAGAGCCATAGTGAATTTGACAAGATCAATCCCAGACGAGAAATGGGCCAACGTCG ACATGATGGTCGCTCTTTCAATATCTCTGGCCGCACGTTTGCTTGTTAAAGAGGCAGCAAGATTCCAGGCAACAGGAGCTCTCACTGCAGCTTCCCATGCTTTGGCAGATGCCGATGTTCTCCAAAACTGCTTAGATGGACCGTTCAATAAGTATATGGAAGTCGCCGGAGGAATGTTCTCAAGAATTGTGGACAACGTAAGAGAAGGGCGTACGGAAAAAAATGGAGAATATGAGCGAGTGTAA
- a CDS encoding uncharacterized protein (Similar to TIGR gene model, INSD accession AAW42685.1), translating into MSQKQSFADFLASGNPYGGKNRGRGGSSRGRGGGGRGGFYGNASKKAYNADYSNVPFDYDKINSQHYKKLEPASVAPYGHRDTNSSHSGPDRNVSSSSSHVPRLAHTPGTATPNKIHGLGFHTPGQVFESGSARPSIEVTKAKTNGSSRGLNGACWGGGLAPLFIKAGELFKDGEVDVITHEEDKGIDAGHYHMPGASGTRMTDTEDQENVQSLQAEGVDNTSDAVIDGKGEQLINNQSGSSLSPAASDDSSIFQVVQYTGELSISPSDTNSHQDPVERDCSWKEQVMGLPVSGEDQVTGLNTSTKPGPDIVPSFNRRGHGDRVISEADLQPHQEDTLFFIDTNPDPDSTPCQTPQYNTIIAPPIGASSPDSDEEDIVFVPRAYNQQNAIGPHVSSLHQRHGMRYQTQGSSKYQSYIEIADDLNAQPLLGATQQIQRSAEDATSNFEPRQVTVSSDNGELPDSILNDDNAPAASYTDEKMTKRQKKRVNKNAKRLARRAAARGVPRDDSDIEWGSDGPPKLGGGEQDRTSVRDLIGGGKGKESEAILRDYLEGVKLSQKADEDEDKSGDDDDMAALSKWANRINVLDAEANLDEDSEEESGPALIETGANKIYHGPQDKRELGQDEKDDDELRELEALSNFANRINGLDEGQNLSENEEITLVQPQAPKISLKLQEKRREQQKKLEDGDVADEELMELEALQEFVDRINGQGNGSDFSGDDMGEIEAKQNQPPSKARIKQVKFSSYNQEITHEQWEADEEKLALGKWALRVNTLGGDDCDDNYEDEDMGVSLSSQLDSRRQPQPMPMECSELGSEQDEEEAELDALDAWVSRVNSHSQGRDLSDDELDTAYASSKPKLKKQALPKMKQIIPPYQPSLYQQPQDVSPEELSQPKELGDSEGWPISEAEATEDNPWAVDPKEAEEDNPWAAKEPKKEHNPWSSEVIYEERTFTQSTSLHPRPHTVCSADISSDLSQKQYDVVVCSPSRERLAEQRSESEDGGWSNGKTASKALDEVHGQEGDSEGDDSSGSSTSEWRYFEDRQEGDMFNGANHWSEDNGSEDDSDEEGSELGGEIDSNSDSHYESEEHEEDKMEVDDYDQTEWFINAMEDALDGKGINFNDPRAKMFNIVNQDSYEFSPTKKGKKSKQLKGIPMELQVQWEKDRQTKAEKKRQRELARHLEEFESTIVSGSSRNGKKKRYAKKGGKDSKQIYQASVAHLIPGSAADVADMFSEEEGLSDSENEEYFRPSDRDEMIGVDSFSPSLKPKNARFSMGFKKNKKRSLEKKAAVGPEWRTLDWVDDLIQAFLKDKKSESMSLPPMDKEGRKKIHMLAECYGVGSTSRGSGKKKSISLYKTKRSGIDVKEERRERLLTAAPFSGSMFHKTLYAKSSHGGAKTKGRDWASGATAKPREGELVGHGADKIGTDNVGHKLLSKMGWAEGNKIGRGSGSGIDAPIVAVVKNTKSGLGA; encoded by the exons ATGAGTCAAAAACAATCCTTTGCTGATTTCCTCGCGTCCGGCAATCCATACGGTGGCAAAAATCGAGGTCGTGGAGGCAGTAGTAGGGGCCGAGGTGGCGGCGGTCGAGGAGGATTTTATGGCAATGCCAGCAAGAAGGCTTATAATGCTGACTATTCCAATGTTCCTTTCGATTATGATAAAATTAATAGCCAGCACTATAAGAAGCTCGAAC CCGCTTCTGTTGCACCGTATGGTCACCGAGATACAAACAGCTCTCACAGTGGTCCCGATAGGAACGTCTCATCGTCATCCTCCCATGTCCCTCGCCTTGCGCATACACCCGGGACAGCAACTCCTAATAAAATACATGGACTCGGTTTTCATACCCCTGGTCAGGTATTCGAATCTGGCTCAGCTCGTCCATCAATTGAAGTGACAAAGGCCAAAACTAATGGGAGCAGTCGCGGACTCAATGGTGCCTGCTGGGGTGGAGGACTCGCACCTTTGTTCATCAAAGCAGGAGAATTGTTTAAAGACGGTGAGGTCGATGTCATCACCCACGAAGAAG ATAAAGGCATTGATGCTGGACATTACCATATGCCGGGAGCTTCTGGAACACGAATGACAGATACTGAAGACCAAGAAAACGTTCAAAGTTTACAAGCGGAAGGTGTTGACAACACGAGCGACGCTGTCATCGATGGCAAAGGCGAACAGTTGATTAATAACCAATCTGGttcttctctttcaccTGCTGCTAGTGACGACTCCAGCATCTTTCAAGTGGTACAGTACACTGGAGAGCTCTCTATCAGCCCCAGCGATACCAACTCTCATCAAGATCCTGTTGAAAGGGACTGCTCGTGGAAGGAACAAGTCATGGGGCTTCCGGTCTCTGGTGAAGACCAGGTTACGGGTTTAAACACCAGTACGAAaccaggtccagacatTGTACCTTCCTTCAATCGTCGTGGGCACGGTGATAGAGTGATATCAGAAGCCGACTTGCAACCACATCAGGAAGATACATTATTCTTCATCGATACGAATCCTGACCCTGATAGTACGCCGTGCCAGACCCCTCAGTACAATACTATTATTGCACCTCCTATTGGTGCTTCTTCCCCTGATTCTGACGAAGAGGATATCGTCTTCGTCCCCCGAGCTTACAATCAGCAGAATGCCATTGGACCGCACGTATCCTCACTTCATCAGCGTCACGGAATGAGGTATCAGACTCAGGGGTCTTCGAAGTACCAATCCTATATCGAGATTGCTGATGATCTCAATGCCCAGCCCCTATTGGGCGCAACTCAACAGATCCAACGCTCTGCTGAAGATGCCACATCTAATTTTGAACCGCGCCAAGTGACGGTGTCTTCAGATAATGGGGAGCTTCCTGATTCGATTCTCAATGATGACAACGCCCCTGCAGCCTCATACACGGACGAAAAGATGACAAAACGTCAGAAGAAACGCGTAAATAAAAATGCCAAGCGTCTGGCCCGCCGAGCAGCCGCACGCGGAGTTCCGAGAGACGACTCGGACATTGAATGGGGTTCTGATGGCCCACCTAAATTGGGCGGGGGCGAGCAAGATCGAACAAGTGTCCGTGATCTGATTGGCGGtgggaagggaaaagaaagtGAAGCCATTTTACGAGACTACTTGGAGGGCGTAAAATTGTCACAGAAGGCggatgaagacgaggatAAATCcggagatgatgatgatatgGCCGCCCTTTCTAAATGGGCCAACCGCATCAATGTTCTTGACGCGGAGGCAAATTTAGATGAGGACTCTGAGGAGGAATCCGGTCCTGCTTTGATTGAGACCGGCGCGAATAAAATATACCATGGGCCTCAAGATAAGAGAGAGCTTGGACAAGAcgagaaggatgatgatgagctCAGAGAGCTTGAAGCATTGAGCAATTTTGCGAATCGAATCAATGGTCTTGATGAAGGTCAGAATCTCAGTGAAAATGAGGAAATTACGTTAGTCCAGCCACAGGCTCCAAAGATCTCACTTAAGCTTCAAGAGAAAAGACGCGAGCAACAGAAAAAGCTTGAGGACGGCGATGTTGCGGACGAGGAGCTGATGGAGTTGGAAGCCCTTCAAGAATTCGTTGACCGTATCAATGGTCAAGGTAATGGAAGTGATTTCAGCGGCGATGATATGGGCGAAATTGAAGCGAAGCAGAATCAACCTCCCTCCAAAGCGCGCATCAAACAGGTCAAGTTTTCTAGCTACAATCAAGAAATTACACATGAACAATGGGAAGCCGATGAAGAAAAATTGGCTCTTGGCAAGTGGGCACTCAGGGTCAATACTCTCGGTGGAGATGACTGTGATGATAATTATGAAGACGAGGATATGGGGGTGTCATTGTCATCACAGCTAGACAGCAGGCGACAACCACAGCCCATGCCCATGGAATGTTCTGAGCTGGGCTCAGAACaagacgaggaagaagctgaGCTGGATGCACTGGACGCTTGGGTCAGTCGGGTGAACTCTCATAGTCAAGGGCGAGATTTGAGCGACGATGAGCTGGACACAGCGTATGCTTCCAGCAAGCCGAAGCTAAAGAAGCAAGCGCTCCCCAAGATGAAACAAATTATTCCGCCATATCAACCAAGCTTATATCAGCAGCCTCAAGATGTGTCTCCCGAGGAGCTTTCCCAGCCAAAGGAACTTGGGGATAGTGAAGGTTGGCCTATTTCGGAAGCGGAGGCAACCGAGGACAATCCTTGGGCAGTCGATCCCAAggaagctgaagaagataaTCCGTGGGCAGCAAAAGAGCCAAAGAAGGAGCATAATCCGTGGTCAAGCGAGGTAATCTATGAAGAGCGAACCTTTACTCAATCGACTTCCCTTCATCCGCGCCCTCATACCGTTTGCTCTGCGGACATATCGTCAGATTTATCGCAAAAACAGTATGATGTCGTTGTTTGTAGTCCAAGTAGAGAACGGTTGGCCGAGCAAAGAAGCGAGTCAGAAGACGGAGGCTGGTCCAACGGAAAGACCGCAAGTAAAGCTCTTGATGAAGTTCACGGTCAGGAAGGAGATTCAGAAGGTGACGATTCGTCTGGCTCATCGACAAGCGAATGGAGATATTTTGAAGACAGGCAAGAGGGAGATATGTTCAACGGTGCCAATCACTGGAGTGAAGATAATGGGAGCGAGGATGAcagtgatgaagaagggagTGAACTTGGTGGTGAAATAGATAGCAACAGTGACAGTCATTACGAAAGTGAAGAACACGAGGAGGATAAAATGGAAGTGGACGATTATGATCAAACGGAATGGTTTATCAACGCCATGGAA GATGCCCTTGATGGTAAAGGAATTAATTTCAATGATCCGAGAGCCAAAATGTTCAATATTGTCAATCAGGATTCCTACGAATTCAGTCCGA CCaaaaaaggcaaaaagAGCAAACAACTCAAGGGCATTCCAATGGAATTACAGGTCCAATGGGAAAAGGATCGTCAAACCAAGGCTGAGAAGAAGCGTCAACGTGAGCTTGCCCGCCATCTGGAAGAGTTTGAGTCCACCATCGTCTCTGGGTCCTCTCGAAATGGCAAGAAAAAGCGTTACGCCAAGAAAGGCGGCAAGGATTCCAAGCAAATCTATCAAGCTTCTGTTGCTCATCTAATCCCTGGTTCAGCTGCTGATGTCGCCGACATGTTCTCCGAGGAGGAGGGATTATCAGACAGTGAAAATGAGGAGTACTTCAGGCCCAGCGATCGTGATGAGATGATTGGCGTCGATTCTTTCAGCCCCTCGCTCAAGCCTAAAAATGCCCGTTTCTCGATGGGCTTCAAGAAGAACAAAAAGCGAAGTTTGGAAAAGAAAGCGGCTGTCGGCCCCGAGTGGAGGACGCTCGATTGGGTGGATGACCTCATCCAAGCTTTCCTTAAAGACAAAAAAAGCGAATCTATGAGCCTACCACCCATGGAtaaggaaggaagaaagaagatcCACATGCTTGCAGAGTGTTATGGTGTTGGCTCCACATCACGCGGTTctggaaaaaaaaaatccAT CTCTTTGTACAAGACCAAACGCTCCGGAATCGATgtgaaggaagaaaggcGAGAACGTCTTCTCACCGCCGCTCCTTTCTCTGGGTCTATGTTCCACAAAACCCTCTATGCGAAAAGTAGTCATGGAGGCGCGAAAACTAAGGGCAGGGATTGGGCAAGCGGTGCGACTGCTAAACCTAGGGAAGGAGAACTTGTAGGGCACGGGGCAGACAAGATTGGGACAGATAACGTGGGTCACAAATTGCTGAGTAAAATGGGTTGGGCAGAAGGGAATAAGATTGGGAGAGGGAGTGGCAGTGGCATAGATGCCCC AATTGTTGCTGTAGTCAAGAACACTAAGAGTGGGCTTGGAGCGTAG